The proteins below come from a single Malus domestica chromosome 03, GDT2T_hap1 genomic window:
- the LOC103416841 gene encoding subtilisin-like protease SBT5.4 yields the protein MGNSTLPPFLLSVLLFSLFQIPTYAAKNSYIVYLGARPHVLDPSSSDLDSVTNSHYNLLGTVLGSNERAQEAIFYSYTRNINGFAAILDDEEAVQIEKDPNVVSVFPNRGRKLHTTRSWDFLGLEENGETRPGSILKKARFGANTIIGNLDTGVWPESKSFSDEGMGPIPSKWRGICQLTKNGSRCNRKLIGARYFSKGYLAYASMVNSTAAKSIQPNARDYAGHGSHTLSTAGGNFVPRASVFGNGNGTAKGGSPKARVAAYKVCWPPINDNECFDADILAAFEAAISDGVDVLSVSLGGEAVEFFNDGIAIGSFHAVKKGITVVSSAGNSGPTPGSVSNVAPWMLTVGASTIDREFSNYVALGNKKHLKGASLSSTGLPAEKFYPLISASDAKATNASASEAQLCKPSTLDKKKAEGKILVCVRGENARANKGQQAILAGAVGMILVNDKLSGNEIIADPHLLPASHVNFSDRESVFAYIKSTKIPMAYITRVKTELGTKPAPFMASFSSRGPNPVEQSILKPDITAPGVSIIAAYTQATGPTDGEFDTRRVPFNTESGTSMSCPHVSGIVGLLKTLHPTWTPAAIKSAIMTTARKRDNNKGTMLDSSKARATPFAYGAGHVQPNRAMDPGLVYDLTTDDYLNFLCARGYNATLLKVFSKEPHKCPKAYSLSDFNYPSITVPNLRDTPVTVTRRVKNVGSPGTYVVRVKEPVGVSVTVKPGTLQFKSNGEEKKFKVVLKARVQGPQDYIFGELNWTDGKHNVRSPIVVMHY from the exons ATGGGAAATTCAACTCtccctccttttcttctctcagtTCTTCTCTTCTCTTTGTTTCAGATTCCAACATATGCTGCCAAAAAT TCTTACATTGTGTACTTAGGAGCACGTCCTCATGTTCTGGATCCTTCGTCTTCTGACCTCGATAGCGTGACAAATTCTCACTACAATCTGCTTGGAACAGTTTTGGGAAG CAATGAAAGGGCACAAGAAGCAATATTTTATTCATATACGAGAAATATCAATGGCTTTGCTGCAATTTTGGATGATGAAGAGGCTGTTCAGATTGAaa AGGATCCAAATGTTGTATCTGTCTTTCCAAACAGAGGAAGAAAACTACACACAACTCGTTCATGGGATTTTCTTGGATTGGAAGAAAACGGCGAAACCCGGCCCGGTTCCATTTTGAAGAAGGCACGGTTTGGTGCAAATACGATTATAGGAAACCTTGATACTG GTGTTTGGCCGGAATCAAAGAGCTTTAGCGATGAAGGGATGGGACCAATCCCATCTAAATGGCGTGGAATCTGTCAGCTCACCAAAAATGGTTCTCGTTGCAATAG GAAGCTGATCGGAGCAAGGTACTTCAGCAAAGGATACCTCGCGTATGCTTCCATGGTTAACTCCACTGCAGCCAAGTCCATCCAGCCCAACGCTCGTGACTATGCCGGTCATGGCTCACACACCCTTTCAACGGCTGGTGGTAATTTTGTTCCTAGAGCAAGTGTTTTCGGTAATGGCAATGGCACTGCAAAGGGTGGATCCCCAAAAGCTCGGGTGGCTGCGTACAAAGTATGCTGGCCGCCAATCAATGACAACGAGTGCTTTGATGCAGACATTTTGGCCGCTTTTGAAGCTGCAATTAGTGACGGTGTTGATGTGCTTTCAGTGTCTCTTGGTGGTGAAGCTGTAGAGTTTTTTAATGATGGGATTGCAATAGGGTCCTTCCATGCTGTTAAGAAGGGGATTACTGTGGTCAGCTCAGCTGGCAATTCAGGCCCTACTCCTGGGTCAGTGTCGAATGTGGCACCGTGGATGCTCACAGTTGGAGCTAGCACGATAGATCGCGAGTTCTCCAATTATGTTGCTCTTGGCAACAAGAAGCATCTCAAG GGAGCAAGTCTTTCCTCCACAGGTTTGCCAGCTGAAAAGTTCTACCCATTGATAAGTGCAAGCGATGCTAAAGCTACTAATGCGTCTGCTTCTGAAGC CCAGCTCTGCAAACCTAGTACCCTTGATAAAAAGAAGGCGGAGGGGAAAATTTTGGTTTGCGTTCGAGGGGAAAATGCAAGAGCCAACAAGGGTCAACAAGCTATTCTTGCAGGCGCTGTCGGAATGATTTTGGTCAATGATAAGCTAAGCGGGAATGAAATCATAGCTGATCCTCACTTGCTTCCGGCTTCACACGTTAATTTTTCCGACAGAGAATCTGTCTTTGCCTACATCAAGTCGACCAA GATTCCTATGGCTTACATTACTCGTGTAAAGACTGAACTAGGAACAAAACCAGCTCCATTTATGGCTTCATTCTCTTCGAGGGGGCCTAACCCCGTTGAGCAGTCAATTCTTAAG CCTGATATCACAGCGCCTGGAGTGAGTATAATTGCTGCTTATACTCAAGCAACTGGGCCAACTGATGGGGAGTTCGATACACGGCGTGTACCTTTCAATACAGAATCCGGAACTTCCATGTCGTGCCCTCATGTATCTGGAATTGTCGGTCTTTTGAAAACCCTTCACCCGACATGGACCCCTGCAGCTATTAAATCTGCAATCATGACCACCG CAAGAAAACGAGATAACAACAAGGGCACAATGCTGGACTCATCCAAGGCCAGAGCAACACCATTTGCTTATGGTGCAGGACATGTTCAACCAAACCGTGCAATGGACCCTGGACTTGTTTATGACCTAACAACCGATGATTACTTGAACTTCTTATGTGCTCGTGGCTACAATGCAACACTTCTCAAAGTGTTTTCTAAAGAGCCACATAAATGTCCCAAGGCATATAGTCTTTCTGATTTTAACTATCCTTCTATAACAGTTCCCAATCTCCGTGACACGCCAGTGACTGTGACCAGAAGGGTTAAGAATGTTGGTTCTCCAGGCACATACGTAGTTCGTGTTAAGGAACCGGTGGGAGTTTCTGTTACTGTTAAGCCTGGTACCTTGCAGTTCAAGAGCAACGGCGAAGAGAAGAAGTTCAAGGTTGTTCTGAAGGCTAGGGTTCAAGGGCCTCAAGACTAtatatttggagagttaaattGGACAGATGGGAAGCACAATGTCAGGAGTCCTATTGTTGTCATGCACTACTAG
- the LOC103407608 gene encoding uncharacterized protein encodes MQSNRAPTAMEVEEGSSAPNSSPGTLPPKPSFAPLKAHEMSDGQVQFRKVSVPPHRYSPLKKAWMDIYTPIYEQMRIDIRMNLKGRKVELKTRADTPDVSNLQKCADFVQAFMLGFDVIDAIALLRMDELYVESFEIKDVKTLRGEHLSRAIGRLSGKGGKTKFAIENATKTRIVIADTKIHILGSFANIKVARDSLCSLILGSPAGKVYSKLRAVTARLAERF; translated from the coding sequence ATGCAGTCCAACAGAGCTCCTACAGCCATGGAAGTCGAAGAAGGTTCATCTGCACCAAATTCATCGCCTGGGACTTTACCACCCAAGCCATCATTTGCGCCTTTGAAGGCTCATGAGATGTCAGATGGACAAGTCCAGTTCCGGAAAGTCTCTGTTCCACCGCATCGTTATTCGCCCCTCAAGAAAGCATGGATGGACATATACACCCCAATTTACGAGCAGATGAGGATAGACATTCGTATGAATCTCAAGGGTCGCAAAGTTGAGTTAAAGACTAGAGCTGACACACCCGATGTAAGTAATCTACAGAAGTGCGCTGATTTTGTTCAGGCTTTCATGCTGGGTTTTGATGTTATAGACGCCATTGCCCTTTTGCGGATGGATGAGCTCTATGTAGAGTCTTTTGAGATCAAGGACGTTAAAACCCTTCGTGGGGAGCACTTGTCTCGTGCTATAGGAAGGCTTTCTGGTAAGGGTGGTAAAACAAAGTTTGCAATCGAGAATGCTACAAAGACGAGGATTGTGATTGCTGACACCAAGATTCACATACTGGGATCTTTTGCAAATATTAAGGTTGCAAGGGATTCTCTTTGCAGCCTCATCTTAGGGTCCCCTGCCGGAAAAGTGTATTCGAAATTAAGAGCAGTTACTGCTAGATTGGCGGAAAGGTTTTGA
- the LOC103416879 gene encoding putative pentatricopeptide repeat-containing protein At1g16830 isoform X4, giving the protein MVFEVIEVMGTYGFTPNTFARNITIDALFKIGCGDLAIKFLKETRRPNFLTFNIALCNLCKLNDLCHIGDVLRMMLRQGYHPKVETFEMIMSCFCKMGNTAEAHQVLGLLITLGITVSVNVWSMLMNGFCRLQRPDMAGKLLEKMVETGSSPSIVTYTTLIRGFLKSNMVSEAFNILNIMESKGYAPDLVLCNVLIDSFAKAGRCDDAIDVFVSMQSRNLAPDSCTVSSLLSTICLSRRFHLLPKLVRGLDVEADLLLYGLCKARRVDEAVDVYHGILLSFPGQDAYIHTVVMDGLTKVGKFNAAIRVFRKAVAEGFTLDVVAYTVAIIGLFMGGRAGEAWSLFRQMKEVGLAPTAHTYNMRSLGLISSKVVQELLFDVVTESGKVDDGLIAFLDVSSITDLSVETSGSEDVYDVAASIG; this is encoded by the exons ATGGTTTTTGAGGTTATTGAGGTAATGGGAACTTATGGTTTTACTCCAAACACATTTGCTCGTAACATAACCATTGATGCGTTGTTCAAAATTGGGTGTGGGGATTTAGCTATTAAGTTTCTGAAGGAGACTCGAAGGCCAAATTTTTTGACTTTTAACATTGCACTATGTAATTTATGTAAGCTCAATGATTTATGTCACATTGGAGATGTATTGAGAATGATGTTGCGGCAGGGGTATCACCCAAAAGTTGAGACATTTGAGATGATTATGAGCTGTTTTTGCAAAATGGGTAATACAGCGGAGGCACATCAAGTGTTGGGTCTATTGATTACTTTGGGCATCACTGTGTCTGTAAATGTTTGGAGTATGTTGATGAATGGGTTTTGTCGATTGCAGAGACCTGATATGGCTGGTAAGTTATTGGAGAAGATGGTCGAGACTGGTTCTTCTCCTAGTATTGTAACGTACACAACTTTAATCAGAGGATTTTTAAAATCTAATATGGTTAGTGAAGCATTCAATATTCTAAATATTATGGAATCTAAAGGATATGCCCCTGACCTTGTTCTTTGTAATGTGTTAATAGACTCCTTTGCCAAGGCTGGGAGGTGTGATGATGCCATTGATGTTTTTGTTAGCATGCAATCACGAAACTTAGCTCCTGATTCTTGTACTGTCTCTTCCTTGTTATCCACCATATGTTTGTCTAGGAGGTTTCATCTCTTACCCAAGTTGGTTCGTGGACTTGACGTAGAAGCCGACTTATTGCTAT ATGGGTTATGTAAGGCAAGAAGAGTTGATGAAGCAGTTGATGTGTACCATGGGATTCTCCTAAGTTTCCCTGGACAAGATGCTTACATTCATACTGTGGTCATGGATGGGCTTACAAAGGTTGGTAAGTTTAATGCGGCCATTAGAGTGTTTAGAAAAGCAGTTGCAGAGGGATTCACACTTGATGTTGTAGCATACACAGTTGCCATAATTGGGCTCTTTATGGGTGGTAGAGCTGGAGAGGCTTGGTCACTCTTTCGCCAGATGAAGGAGGTCGGCTTGGCTCCTACTGCACATACATACAAT ATGAGAAGTTTGGGTTTGATATCTTCCAAGGTAGTGCAAGAATTACTCTTCGATGTAGTTACCGAAAGCGGGAAAGTAGATGATGGCCTCATTGCATTTTTAGACGTTAGTTCAATAACTGATTTATCTGTGGAGACATCTGGCTCTGAAGACGTTTATGATGTGGCTGCTTCAATTGGTTGA
- the LOC103416879 gene encoding putative pentatricopeptide repeat-containing protein At1g16830 isoform X2, which produces MVFEVIEVMGTYGFTPNTFARNITIDALFKIGCGDLAIKFLKETRRPNFLTFNIALCNLCKLNDLCHIGDVLRMMLRQGYHPKVETFEMIMSCFCKMGNTAEAHQVLGLLITLGITVSVNVWSMLMNGFCRLQRPDMAGKLLEKMVETGSSPSIVTYTTLIRGFLKSNMVSEAFNILNIMESKGYAPDLVLCNVLIDSFAKAGRCDDAIDVFVSMQSRNLAPDSCTVSSLLSTICLSRRFHLLPKLVRGLDVEADLLLYGLCKARRVDEAVDVYHGILLSFPGQDAYIHTVVMDGLTKVGKFNAAIRVFRKAVAEGFTLDVVAYTVAIIGLFMGGRAGEAWSLFRQMKEVGLAPTAHTYNVMVSGFVKERDLNMVNLMLQEMIEAKVELGSNTFLRLSKFLCRPYHSDSVIELWIQMRSLGLISSKVVQELLFDVVTESGKVDDGLIAFLDVSSITDLSVETSGSEDVYDVAASIG; this is translated from the exons ATGGTTTTTGAGGTTATTGAGGTAATGGGAACTTATGGTTTTACTCCAAACACATTTGCTCGTAACATAACCATTGATGCGTTGTTCAAAATTGGGTGTGGGGATTTAGCTATTAAGTTTCTGAAGGAGACTCGAAGGCCAAATTTTTTGACTTTTAACATTGCACTATGTAATTTATGTAAGCTCAATGATTTATGTCACATTGGAGATGTATTGAGAATGATGTTGCGGCAGGGGTATCACCCAAAAGTTGAGACATTTGAGATGATTATGAGCTGTTTTTGCAAAATGGGTAATACAGCGGAGGCACATCAAGTGTTGGGTCTATTGATTACTTTGGGCATCACTGTGTCTGTAAATGTTTGGAGTATGTTGATGAATGGGTTTTGTCGATTGCAGAGACCTGATATGGCTGGTAAGTTATTGGAGAAGATGGTCGAGACTGGTTCTTCTCCTAGTATTGTAACGTACACAACTTTAATCAGAGGATTTTTAAAATCTAATATGGTTAGTGAAGCATTCAATATTCTAAATATTATGGAATCTAAAGGATATGCCCCTGACCTTGTTCTTTGTAATGTGTTAATAGACTCCTTTGCCAAGGCTGGGAGGTGTGATGATGCCATTGATGTTTTTGTTAGCATGCAATCACGAAACTTAGCTCCTGATTCTTGTACTGTCTCTTCCTTGTTATCCACCATATGTTTGTCTAGGAGGTTTCATCTCTTACCCAAGTTGGTTCGTGGACTTGACGTAGAAGCCGACTTATTGCTAT ATGGGTTATGTAAGGCAAGAAGAGTTGATGAAGCAGTTGATGTGTACCATGGGATTCTCCTAAGTTTCCCTGGACAAGATGCTTACATTCATACTGTGGTCATGGATGGGCTTACAAAGGTTGGTAAGTTTAATGCGGCCATTAGAGTGTTTAGAAAAGCAGTTGCAGAGGGATTCACACTTGATGTTGTAGCATACACAGTTGCCATAATTGGGCTCTTTATGGGTGGTAGAGCTGGAGAGGCTTGGTCACTCTTTCGCCAGATGAAGGAGGTCGGCTTGGCTCCTACTGCACATACATACAATGTAATGGTTTCTGGTTTCGTTAAAGAAAGAGATCTTAACATGGTTAATTTAATGCTACAAGAGATGATAGAAGCAAAAGTAGAACTGGGCTCCAATACTTTCTTGAGATTATCAAAATTCCTCTGTAGACCATATCATTCTGATTCAGTTATTGAACTCTGGATTCAGATGAGAAGTTTGGGTTTGATATCTTCCAAGGTAGTGCAAGAATTACTCTTCGATGTAGTTACCGAAAGCGGGAAAGTAGATGATGGCCTCATTGCATTTTTAGACGTTAGTTCAATAACTGATTTATCTGTGGAGACATCTGGCTCTGAAGACGTTTATGATGTGGCTGCTTCAATTGGTTGA
- the LOC103416879 gene encoding putative pentatricopeptide repeat-containing protein At1g16830 isoform X1, translating into MVFEVIEVMGTYGFTPNTFARNITIDALFKIGCGDLAIKFLKETRRPNFLTFNIALCNLCKLNDLCHIGDVLRMMLRQGYHPKVETFEMIMSCFCKMGNTAEAHQVLGLLITLGITVSVNVWSMLMNGFCRLQRPDMAGKLLEKMVETGSSPSIVTYTTLIRGFLKSNMVSEAFNILNIMESKGYAPDLVLCNVLIDSFAKAGRCDDAIDVFVSMQSRNLAPDSCTVSSLLSTICLSRRFHLLPKLVRGLDVEADLLLCNSLLCYFCKAGFPSLAVKFYNDMLDNGLTPDKYTFVGLVDGLCKARRVDEAVDVYHGILLSFPGQDAYIHTVVMDGLTKVGKFNAAIRVFRKAVAEGFTLDVVAYTVAIIGLFMGGRAGEAWSLFRQMKEVGLAPTAHTYNVMVSGFVKERDLNMVNLMLQEMIEAKVELGSNTFLRLSKFLCRPYHSDSVIELWIQMRSLGLISSKVVQELLFDVVTESGKVDDGLIAFLDVSSITDLSVETSGSEDVYDVAASIG; encoded by the coding sequence ATGGTTTTTGAGGTTATTGAGGTAATGGGAACTTATGGTTTTACTCCAAACACATTTGCTCGTAACATAACCATTGATGCGTTGTTCAAAATTGGGTGTGGGGATTTAGCTATTAAGTTTCTGAAGGAGACTCGAAGGCCAAATTTTTTGACTTTTAACATTGCACTATGTAATTTATGTAAGCTCAATGATTTATGTCACATTGGAGATGTATTGAGAATGATGTTGCGGCAGGGGTATCACCCAAAAGTTGAGACATTTGAGATGATTATGAGCTGTTTTTGCAAAATGGGTAATACAGCGGAGGCACATCAAGTGTTGGGTCTATTGATTACTTTGGGCATCACTGTGTCTGTAAATGTTTGGAGTATGTTGATGAATGGGTTTTGTCGATTGCAGAGACCTGATATGGCTGGTAAGTTATTGGAGAAGATGGTCGAGACTGGTTCTTCTCCTAGTATTGTAACGTACACAACTTTAATCAGAGGATTTTTAAAATCTAATATGGTTAGTGAAGCATTCAATATTCTAAATATTATGGAATCTAAAGGATATGCCCCTGACCTTGTTCTTTGTAATGTGTTAATAGACTCCTTTGCCAAGGCTGGGAGGTGTGATGATGCCATTGATGTTTTTGTTAGCATGCAATCACGAAACTTAGCTCCTGATTCTTGTACTGTCTCTTCCTTGTTATCCACCATATGTTTGTCTAGGAGGTTTCATCTCTTACCCAAGTTGGTTCGTGGACTTGACGTAGAAGCCGACTTATTGCTATGTAACTCACTTCTCTGTTATTTTTGTAAGGCTGGGTTTCCATCTCTTGCTGTGAAGTTTTATAATGATATGCTTGATAATGGTCTTACACCAGATAAGTATACTTTTGTTGGATTAGTAGATGGGTTATGTAAGGCAAGAAGAGTTGATGAAGCAGTTGATGTGTACCATGGGATTCTCCTAAGTTTCCCTGGACAAGATGCTTACATTCATACTGTGGTCATGGATGGGCTTACAAAGGTTGGTAAGTTTAATGCGGCCATTAGAGTGTTTAGAAAAGCAGTTGCAGAGGGATTCACACTTGATGTTGTAGCATACACAGTTGCCATAATTGGGCTCTTTATGGGTGGTAGAGCTGGAGAGGCTTGGTCACTCTTTCGCCAGATGAAGGAGGTCGGCTTGGCTCCTACTGCACATACATACAATGTAATGGTTTCTGGTTTCGTTAAAGAAAGAGATCTTAACATGGTTAATTTAATGCTACAAGAGATGATAGAAGCAAAAGTAGAACTGGGCTCCAATACTTTCTTGAGATTATCAAAATTCCTCTGTAGACCATATCATTCTGATTCAGTTATTGAACTCTGGATTCAGATGAGAAGTTTGGGTTTGATATCTTCCAAGGTAGTGCAAGAATTACTCTTCGATGTAGTTACCGAAAGCGGGAAAGTAGATGATGGCCTCATTGCATTTTTAGACGTTAGTTCAATAACTGATTTATCTGTGGAGACATCTGGCTCTGAAGACGTTTATGATGTGGCTGCTTCAATTGGTTGA
- the LOC103416879 gene encoding putative pentatricopeptide repeat-containing protein At1g16830 isoform X3: protein MVFEVIEVMGTYGFTPNTFARNITIDALFKIGCGDLAIKFLKETRRPNFLTFNIALCNLCKLNDLCHIGDVLRMMLRQGYHPKVETFEMIMSCFCKMGNTAEAHQVLGLLITLGITVSVNVWSMLMNGFCRLQRPDMAGKLLEKMVETGSSPSIVTYTTLIRGFLKSNMVSEAFNILNIMESKGYAPDLVLCNVLIDSFAKAGRCDDAIDVFVSMQSRNLAPDSCTVSSLLSTICLSRRFHLLPKLVRGLDVEADLLLCNSLLCYFCKAGFPSLAVKFYNDMLDNGLTPDKYTFVGLVDGLCKARRVDEAVDVYHGILLSFPGQDAYIHTVVMDGLTKVGKFNAAIRVFRKAVAEGFTLDVVAYTVAIIGLFMGGRAGEAWSLFRQMKEVGLAPTAHTYNMRSLGLISSKVVQELLFDVVTESGKVDDGLIAFLDVSSITDLSVETSGSEDVYDVAASIG from the exons ATGGTTTTTGAGGTTATTGAGGTAATGGGAACTTATGGTTTTACTCCAAACACATTTGCTCGTAACATAACCATTGATGCGTTGTTCAAAATTGGGTGTGGGGATTTAGCTATTAAGTTTCTGAAGGAGACTCGAAGGCCAAATTTTTTGACTTTTAACATTGCACTATGTAATTTATGTAAGCTCAATGATTTATGTCACATTGGAGATGTATTGAGAATGATGTTGCGGCAGGGGTATCACCCAAAAGTTGAGACATTTGAGATGATTATGAGCTGTTTTTGCAAAATGGGTAATACAGCGGAGGCACATCAAGTGTTGGGTCTATTGATTACTTTGGGCATCACTGTGTCTGTAAATGTTTGGAGTATGTTGATGAATGGGTTTTGTCGATTGCAGAGACCTGATATGGCTGGTAAGTTATTGGAGAAGATGGTCGAGACTGGTTCTTCTCCTAGTATTGTAACGTACACAACTTTAATCAGAGGATTTTTAAAATCTAATATGGTTAGTGAAGCATTCAATATTCTAAATATTATGGAATCTAAAGGATATGCCCCTGACCTTGTTCTTTGTAATGTGTTAATAGACTCCTTTGCCAAGGCTGGGAGGTGTGATGATGCCATTGATGTTTTTGTTAGCATGCAATCACGAAACTTAGCTCCTGATTCTTGTACTGTCTCTTCCTTGTTATCCACCATATGTTTGTCTAGGAGGTTTCATCTCTTACCCAAGTTGGTTCGTGGACTTGACGTAGAAGCCGACTTATTGCTATGTAACTCACTTCTCTGTTATTTTTGTAAGGCTGGGTTTCCATCTCTTGCTGTGAAGTTTTATAATGATATGCTTGATAATGGTCTTACACCAGATAAGTATACTTTTGTTGGATTAGTAGATGGGTTATGTAAGGCAAGAAGAGTTGATGAAGCAGTTGATGTGTACCATGGGATTCTCCTAAGTTTCCCTGGACAAGATGCTTACATTCATACTGTGGTCATGGATGGGCTTACAAAGGTTGGTAAGTTTAATGCGGCCATTAGAGTGTTTAGAAAAGCAGTTGCAGAGGGATTCACACTTGATGTTGTAGCATACACAGTTGCCATAATTGGGCTCTTTATGGGTGGTAGAGCTGGAGAGGCTTGGTCACTCTTTCGCCAGATGAAGGAGGTCGGCTTGGCTCCTACTGCACATACATACAAT ATGAGAAGTTTGGGTTTGATATCTTCCAAGGTAGTGCAAGAATTACTCTTCGATGTAGTTACCGAAAGCGGGAAAGTAGATGATGGCCTCATTGCATTTTTAGACGTTAGTTCAATAACTGATTTATCTGTGGAGACATCTGGCTCTGAAGACGTTTATGATGTGGCTGCTTCAATTGGTTGA